One segment of Altererythrobacter sp. Root672 DNA contains the following:
- a CDS encoding efflux RND transporter periplasmic adaptor subunit, with protein MNYEAKVADLSGAPEVQVEDFDSGSRRTRKRWTIVAVLVLAALLIGAAVALMGGEEESPFPAPDGEQVPTVTVVAPGRSAVAGTINATGTLAARRELPVGVVGEGGRVVSVLVEPGDWVGAGQVLAVIDRSVQTEQAHSSAASVDVAKADAQLAQSNLDRALQLVDRGFISKADVDRLTATRDAARARVKVAEAQYRELLARNARLNIVAPDAGLVLERNVEPAQVVGSGSGVLFSIARGGQMELLANLSESDLSAVTVGSPATVTPVGSGKSFAGQIWQLAPVIDAQNRQGVARIALPYDQAIRPGGFASAQISRGQVIAPRLPESAIQTDDKGSYVFVVNKDSRVERRAVTTGVVTEQGITITSGLSGSEKVVERAGGFLNPGDKVKAVAVNRGNQAPAQ; from the coding sequence ATGAACTACGAAGCGAAAGTTGCGGATCTCAGCGGCGCTCCCGAAGTGCAAGTTGAGGATTTCGATAGCGGCTCGCGCCGTACGCGTAAGCGCTGGACGATTGTTGCGGTCCTTGTGCTCGCCGCGCTGCTGATCGGCGCTGCCGTGGCGCTGATGGGTGGGGAAGAAGAATCCCCGTTCCCGGCTCCCGATGGCGAACAAGTGCCGACGGTGACTGTCGTTGCACCGGGCCGGTCGGCCGTGGCCGGAACGATCAACGCCACTGGAACGCTGGCTGCCCGCCGCGAACTTCCTGTCGGTGTGGTCGGCGAAGGCGGCCGTGTCGTCAGCGTTCTGGTCGAGCCGGGCGACTGGGTCGGCGCCGGACAAGTGCTGGCCGTGATCGATCGCTCGGTGCAGACCGAACAGGCCCATAGTTCAGCCGCTTCGGTCGATGTCGCGAAGGCCGACGCCCAGCTCGCCCAGTCCAATCTCGATCGCGCGCTGCAGCTCGTCGATCGCGGTTTCATCAGCAAGGCCGACGTTGACCGCCTGACCGCCACGCGTGACGCCGCGCGGGCTCGGGTCAAGGTGGCCGAAGCCCAATATCGCGAGCTGCTGGCCCGCAACGCACGCCTCAACATCGTCGCGCCTGACGCCGGCCTGGTGCTCGAACGCAATGTCGAGCCCGCGCAAGTCGTCGGCAGCGGCTCGGGTGTGCTGTTCTCGATCGCCCGCGGCGGTCAGATGGAACTGCTCGCCAACCTCAGCGAAAGCGATCTTTCCGCGGTCACGGTCGGTTCGCCGGCCACCGTCACGCCGGTCGGCAGCGGCAAGAGCTTTGCCGGCCAGATCTGGCAGCTTGCCCCGGTCATCGATGCGCAGAATCGCCAAGGTGTCGCCCGCATTGCCCTGCCCTACGATCAGGCGATCCGTCCGGGCGGCTTCGCTTCGGCGCAGATCTCGCGCGGCCAGGTCATTGCGCCGCGCCTGCCTGAAAGCGCCATCCAAACCGACGACAAGGGCAGCTACGTCTTCGTCGTGAACAAGGACAGCCGTGTCGAACGACGCGCGGTCACGACCGGGGTGGTCACGGAACAGGGGATCACCATCACTTCCGGCCTGAGCGGCTCGGAAAAGGTGGTCGAACGTGCCGGCGGCTTCCTCAATCCCGGTGACAAGGTCAAAGCTGTCGCCGTGAACAGGGGCAATCAGGCACCCGCTCAATGA
- a CDS encoding GlsB/YeaQ/YmgE family stress response membrane protein, whose product MGWIIAIIVGGVAGWLASMVMNRDASMGIFMNIVVGIVGALLGNVLAGVLFNVQGSIQSFNLTGFIIAIIGAVVLLGIVNLVQRGRVR is encoded by the coding sequence ATGGGTTGGATAATCGCTATAATCGTCGGGGGCGTGGCGGGCTGGCTTGCCAGCATGGTTATGAACCGTGACGCGTCCATGGGCATCTTCATGAACATCGTCGTGGGCATCGTCGGTGCCCTTCTCGGCAACGTCCTGGCGGGCGTCCTGTTTAACGTCCAGGGCTCGATCCAGTCGTTCAACCTCACGGGCTTCATCATCGCCATTATTGGTGCGGTCGTGCTGCTCGGGATCGTCAACCTCGTCCAGAGAGGACGGGTCCGGTAA
- a CDS encoding DUF1153 domain-containing protein, protein MIENQNIRPAKVIGPLGEPLTVASLPPPNTKRWVVRRKAEVVAAVNGGLLTIDEVLERYNLTLEEFAGWQRAVDRSGMQGLRVTRIQHYRDLYERQLKY, encoded by the coding sequence ATGATCGAGAACCAAAATATCCGGCCGGCGAAAGTTATCGGACCTCTCGGTGAACCGCTGACGGTCGCCAGCTTGCCGCCACCCAACACCAAGCGTTGGGTCGTGCGCCGCAAGGCCGAGGTCGTGGCCGCGGTCAATGGCGGCCTGCTGACCATCGACGAGGTGCTGGAGCGCTATAATCTGACGCTCGAAGAGTTTGCCGGCTGGCAGCGCGCGGTCGATCGCTCGGGCATGCAAGGCCTGCGCGTCACCCGTATCCAACACTATCGCGACCTGTACGAGCGCCAGCTCAAGTACTGA
- the mnmA gene encoding tRNA 2-thiouridine(34) synthase MnmA, with protein MNPAFNLARVSAEEAATLFDLPRPAAQCRVVVAMSGGVDSSVVAALAAASGAEVIGVTLQLYDYGAATGRKGACCAGDDIRDARKVSDRLGIAHYVFDHESQFREEVVERFAEDYLAGRTPIPCIRCNMGPKFTDLLRMARELGADCLATGHYVRRVEGPGGPELHRALDPARDQSYFLYGTTEEQLDFLRFPLGGMPKQEVRRIAEEFGLAVAAKPDSQDICFVPDGDYARIVKSVRPEGARPGRIVHAETGEALGEHAGVIHYTVGQRRGLEIGGQAEPLYVVALDAGTAEVRVGPKRLLAVGSARIAETNRIGPLPDVPLTAKVRSMAKPVPITLEGALGNGAETVIRFAEPEYGVAPGQAAVFYAGERVIGGGWIEATEPYLSQGSSTQP; from the coding sequence ATGAATCCCGCCTTCAATCTTGCCCGGGTTTCGGCCGAAGAGGCCGCGACCTTGTTCGACCTGCCCCGCCCCGCAGCGCAATGCCGCGTGGTCGTCGCCATGTCGGGCGGCGTCGACAGTTCGGTCGTCGCGGCGCTGGCAGCGGCCAGCGGGGCCGAGGTGATCGGCGTGACGCTGCAGCTTTACGACTATGGCGCCGCCACGGGCCGTAAGGGAGCCTGCTGCGCCGGTGACGACATTCGCGATGCCCGCAAGGTCTCCGACCGCCTCGGCATTGCGCACTACGTGTTCGATCACGAAAGCCAGTTCCGCGAGGAAGTGGTCGAGCGGTTCGCCGAGGACTATCTCGCCGGACGCACCCCGATCCCCTGCATTCGCTGCAACATGGGGCCCAAATTCACCGATTTGCTGCGCATGGCGCGCGAGCTTGGCGCCGATTGCCTGGCCACCGGCCACTATGTCCGGCGAGTAGAGGGACCTGGCGGGCCCGAGCTCCACCGCGCGCTCGATCCGGCGCGGGACCAGTCCTATTTTCTGTACGGCACGACCGAGGAGCAGCTGGACTTCCTGCGCTTTCCGCTAGGCGGCATGCCCAAGCAGGAGGTGCGCCGCATCGCCGAAGAATTCGGCCTCGCGGTCGCCGCCAAGCCCGACAGCCAGGACATCTGCTTCGTGCCCGATGGCGATTATGCTCGGATCGTGAAGTCGGTCCGCCCCGAAGGCGCGCGGCCGGGCAGGATCGTCCATGCCGAAACCGGCGAGGCGCTCGGCGAGCATGCTGGGGTGATCCACTATACGGTCGGCCAACGGCGGGGGCTGGAGATCGGCGGCCAGGCCGAGCCGCTCTACGTCGTGGCGCTCGATGCCGGCACCGCCGAGGTGCGCGTCGGTCCGAAACGGCTGCTCGCCGTCGGCTCGGCGCGCATTGCGGAGACCAACCGTATCGGTCCACTCCCGGATGTGCCGCTGACCGCAAAAGTGCGCTCGATGGCAAAGCCAGTGCCCATCACGCTCGAAGGGGCCCTCGGCAATGGGGCTGAAACCGTGATCCGCTTTGCCGAGCCCGAATATGGCGTGGCGCCAGGACAGGCCGCGGTATTTTATGCCGGCGAGAGGGTGATCGGCGGTGGGTGGATCGAAGCGACCGAGCCCTATTTGTCCCAGGGATCGAGCACGCAGCCGTAA
- a CDS encoding serine hydrolase domain-containing protein: MPRPALTSFLAAALPALLLGSCGDASSTAEPPVSPAALKAVVENPGANREKLARAVDEVFTREDVGETRAVIVMHGGEVVASRYGEGYGPETRFIGWSMSKTVTGVLMGMLVADGRLHLDEAPPIPRWQRAGDPRGEITLRQLLQMRSGLRHEEKAEPVYTSGEVRMMFLDGRDNMAGWAEAQPLESEPGRKFKYSTPDAMVLSDVATRVVAPEAGPAERQRLMADYLESRLAVPLGMKSLIAEYDRAGTMMGGSMIWASAPDWARFGEFLRRKGSVKGAQIVPRAWIEFMTRPSPRSSDYGATVWLNRDSGGDREVLFPEDGPADLFAAVGHLGQYVLVSPSRQLTVVRLGKTDEQDRAALVDSLAKIVDLYR; encoded by the coding sequence ATGCCGCGCCCTGCCCTCACTAGCTTCCTTGCCGCCGCCCTGCCAGCCCTGCTCTTGGGGAGCTGCGGTGACGCCTCCTCCACGGCAGAACCGCCGGTATCGCCCGCCGCGCTGAAGGCGGTGGTCGAGAACCCCGGCGCCAACCGCGAGAAGCTCGCCCGCGCGGTGGATGAAGTGTTCACCCGCGAGGACGTCGGTGAAACGCGAGCGGTTATCGTGATGCACGGCGGCGAGGTCGTGGCTTCGCGCTATGGCGAAGGCTACGGCCCGGAGACCCGGTTCATCGGCTGGTCGATGTCCAAGACGGTGACGGGCGTGCTGATGGGCATGCTGGTGGCCGACGGGCGGCTCCACCTCGACGAAGCGCCGCCGATCCCGCGCTGGCAGCGCGCCGGCGATCCGCGCGGCGAGATCACGCTGCGCCAGTTGCTGCAAATGCGCTCTGGCCTGCGGCACGAGGAGAAAGCGGAGCCGGTCTACACTTCGGGTGAAGTGCGGATGATGTTCCTCGACGGGCGCGACAACATGGCCGGCTGGGCCGAGGCGCAGCCGCTCGAAAGCGAGCCGGGGCGCAAGTTCAAGTATTCCACACCCGATGCGATGGTCCTTTCCGACGTCGCCACGCGGGTCGTGGCGCCCGAAGCCGGACCTGCCGAACGGCAGCGATTGATGGCCGACTACCTCGAATCGCGCCTCGCCGTGCCGCTCGGAATGAAGTCGCTTATCGCCGAATACGATCGGGCGGGGACGATGATGGGCGGCAGCATGATCTGGGCGAGCGCGCCTGACTGGGCCCGCTTCGGCGAATTTTTGCGCCGCAAGGGCTCGGTCAAAGGCGCGCAGATCGTGCCCCGCGCCTGGATCGAGTTCATGACCAGGCCCAGCCCGCGTTCGTCCGACTATGGCGCCACCGTGTGGCTCAACCGCGATTCGGGCGGCGACCGCGAAGTCCTGTTCCCCGAAGATGGCCCGGCAGACCTGTTCGCCGCGGTCGGCCATCTCGGGCAATACGTGCTCGTCTCGCCGAGCCGCCAGCTGACCGTGGTTCGTCTCGGCAAGACCGACGAGCAAGACCGCGCCGCGCTGGTCGATTCCCTGGCGAAGATCGTCGACCTTTACCGCTAG
- a CDS encoding PhzF family phenazine biosynthesis protein, which translates to MSRTTLPYWHVDAFADRPFTGNQAAVMPLEEWLPDEVLRAIGEENNFAETAFVVPDASGEADWELRWFTPTYEIRLCGHATLASGHVLLGRDGGERVTFRTRKAGVLEVRRMADGGYELALPVIPTERQEWPEAAALLGITPLETWRNSDRYSLFLFENEDQVRSLKPDVRGLGQFGDDQFICTAPGRDFDVVSRVFVPGAGVDEDSVTGSAHALLTSFWAKRLGRSAFTAHQASARGGDLTCRLEGSQAWLGGQCVTVVEGNFYL; encoded by the coding sequence GTGAGTCGCACGACCCTTCCCTATTGGCATGTGGATGCCTTCGCCGATCGACCCTTCACCGGGAACCAGGCGGCGGTCATGCCTCTGGAGGAGTGGCTTCCGGACGAAGTGCTGCGGGCGATCGGGGAAGAAAACAACTTCGCCGAAACGGCTTTCGTGGTGCCCGACGCGAGTGGCGAGGCCGATTGGGAGCTGCGCTGGTTTACGCCAACTTACGAGATCCGCCTGTGCGGGCACGCCACGCTAGCTAGCGGTCATGTACTGCTCGGGCGGGATGGCGGAGAGCGCGTCACGTTCCGGACCCGTAAGGCCGGAGTGCTGGAAGTGCGGCGCATGGCGGATGGGGGCTACGAACTCGCCCTACCGGTGATCCCGACCGAGCGGCAGGAATGGCCCGAGGCTGCGGCCTTGCTCGGGATCACCCCGCTCGAAACTTGGCGCAATTCAGACCGGTATAGCCTGTTCCTCTTCGAGAACGAGGATCAGGTCCGATCGCTCAAGCCCGATGTGCGCGGGCTTGGTCAGTTTGGCGACGACCAGTTTATCTGCACCGCACCCGGCCGTGACTTCGATGTGGTCAGCCGCGTGTTCGTGCCGGGCGCTGGAGTGGATGAGGACAGCGTTACCGGGTCTGCTCACGCCCTGCTGACGTCGTTCTGGGCCAAGAGGCTCGGGCGTTCCGCCTTCACCGCGCACCAGGCGTCGGCGCGCGGCGGCGATCTCACCTGTCGCCTCGAAGGCTCGCAGGCCTGGCTCGGCGGCCAGTGCGTCACCGTGGTTGAGGGTAACTTCTACCTCTAG
- a CDS encoding cation diffusion facilitator family transporter: protein MTDDRALLTRSAAFASLGMALFLAILKGWAAWTTGSTAMLGSLADTVLDMIASLATLIGVWVAAQPADESHRFGHGKAEALAAMFQVILIVLSAGAIGLRAVTALIEGGRTEAAGQGILVSIIAIGATMGLLAWQSHVIRRTGSIAIRTDNLHYKSDLFLNLAVIAALVLDQYFGFTRADPLFGLGIAVWLAWGAWRASTEAIDHLMDREWPEERRQRFVERAAQHPELSKLHDLRTRTSGGSDFAQFHVDLPPEMTVAEAHDIIERVEADLCSAFPGLELLIHIDPAGHVDEPGNKLVESDEFTKLETKP from the coding sequence ATGACCGATGATCGCGCCCTGCTGACGCGCAGCGCGGCTTTCGCCTCGCTGGGGATGGCGCTGTTCCTGGCCATTCTGAAGGGCTGGGCGGCCTGGACCACCGGCTCGACGGCGATGCTCGGCAGTCTCGCCGACACCGTGCTCGACATGATCGCCAGCCTCGCCACGCTGATCGGCGTGTGGGTGGCAGCGCAGCCGGCGGATGAGAGCCATCGCTTCGGCCACGGCAAGGCTGAGGCGCTGGCGGCTATGTTCCAGGTGATCCTGATCGTCCTTTCGGCCGGCGCCATCGGCTTGCGGGCGGTGACCGCGCTGATCGAAGGCGGTCGGACCGAGGCCGCTGGGCAGGGCATTCTCGTGTCGATCATCGCCATCGGCGCGACCATGGGCCTGCTCGCCTGGCAGAGCCACGTGATCCGCCGCACCGGGTCGATCGCCATCCGCACCGATAACCTGCACTACAAGTCGGACCTGTTTCTCAACCTCGCGGTGATCGCGGCCCTGGTGCTCGACCAGTACTTCGGTTTCACGCGCGCGGACCCGTTGTTCGGCCTCGGCATTGCGGTGTGGCTCGCCTGGGGGGCGTGGCGCGCATCGACCGAGGCGATCGACCACCTGATGGATCGCGAATGGCCCGAAGAGAGGCGTCAACGTTTCGTCGAGCGGGCGGCGCAGCACCCCGAGCTCAGCAAGCTGCACGACTTGCGCACCCGCACCAGCGGCGGCAGCGACTTCGCCCAGTTCCACGTCGATCTTCCCCCTGAGATGACCGTCGCCGAGGCGCATGACATAATCGAGCGGGTCGAGGCGGACCTGTGCTCGGCCTTTCCCGGGCTCGAGCTGCTGATCCATATCGACCCTGCGGGGCATGTCGACGAACCTGGCAACAAGCTCGTCGAATCCGATGAATTCACCAAGTTGGAGACCAAGCCGTGA
- the pdxH gene encoding pyridoxamine 5'-phosphate oxidase, which yields MKDEQDAIPHGDPLELFEAWFAEARASEPNDANAMALATATADGTPSVRMVLLKEHGPEGYVFYTNAESRKGEEIRANPRAALLFHWKSLHRQIRIEGHLEEVGPEMADAYFASRHPDSRLGSAASDQSRPLDSRKTYLDRVEDLRARFGEGVPRPQHWTGFRLVPERMEFWLSREHRLHERRQYVRSGGEWTSALLYP from the coding sequence GTGAAGGATGAACAGGACGCGATCCCGCACGGCGATCCTCTCGAGCTGTTCGAGGCTTGGTTCGCGGAAGCGCGGGCGAGCGAACCGAACGATGCGAACGCCATGGCACTCGCCACAGCGACTGCAGACGGGACACCCTCGGTGCGGATGGTGCTGCTGAAGGAGCACGGGCCCGAGGGCTACGTGTTTTACACCAATGCCGAGAGCCGCAAGGGCGAGGAAATTCGCGCCAATCCGCGCGCGGCGCTGCTGTTCCACTGGAAGTCGCTCCACCGGCAGATACGGATCGAAGGTCACTTGGAGGAAGTCGGGCCGGAGATGGCCGACGCCTACTTCGCCTCGCGCCACCCTGATTCCCGACTCGGTTCGGCCGCCTCGGACCAGTCGCGCCCGCTCGACAGCCGCAAGACCTATCTCGACCGGGTCGAGGATTTGCGGGCCCGGTTCGGCGAGGGTGTGCCGCGCCCTCAGCACTGGACAGGCTTCCGCCTCGTCCCCGAGCGGATGGAATTCTGGTTGTCGCGCGAGCACCGGTTGCACGAGCGGCGCCAGTATGTCCGTTCCGGTGGCGAATGGACTAGCGCGCTGCTCTACCCATGA
- a CDS encoding DnaJ C-terminal domain-containing protein, with protein sequence MADPYSTLGVQRGANEKDIKSAYRKLAKELHPDRNQDNPKASERFAEVTRAYDLLSDKDKRAKFDRGEIDADGNPAMPFGGAGGFRPRPGGGSQGYSARDFQGFGAGEETDISDLFEGLFGRGSGGFGARGEGPGGMGGGFGGRRQAPPQRGSNTSYRLKVPFVDAAALKPQRITLSTGNTIDLKLPAGVEDGTQMRLKGKGNPGPAGAGDALVTVVVEPHAFYTRDGDDVRLDLPITLDEAVRGAKVKVPTVEGPVMLTIVPGSNSGKVLRLKGRGFSNKNGGRGDQLVRLEIQLPEDLSSLTERLDGWSDGTGVRNRLGV encoded by the coding sequence ATGGCCGATCCTTATTCCACCCTGGGCGTACAGCGCGGAGCGAACGAGAAGGACATCAAGTCCGCCTATCGCAAGCTGGCCAAGGAACTCCACCCGGATCGCAACCAGGACAACCCCAAGGCGTCCGAGCGCTTCGCCGAAGTGACGCGGGCCTACGACTTGCTGTCCGACAAGGACAAGCGCGCCAAGTTCGACCGCGGCGAAATCGATGCCGACGGCAACCCGGCGATGCCTTTCGGTGGGGCTGGCGGGTTTCGTCCTCGTCCCGGCGGGGGTTCGCAGGGCTATTCGGCGCGTGATTTCCAAGGCTTCGGCGCCGGCGAAGAAACCGACATCAGCGATCTGTTCGAAGGCTTGTTCGGCCGCGGTTCGGGCGGATTCGGCGCGCGGGGCGAAGGCCCCGGTGGCATGGGCGGCGGCTTTGGCGGCAGGCGCCAGGCCCCACCGCAGCGCGGTTCAAACACCAGCTATCGCCTGAAAGTGCCGTTCGTCGACGCCGCAGCGCTCAAGCCGCAGCGGATCACCCTGTCGACCGGCAACACCATCGACCTCAAGCTGCCCGCCGGCGTCGAGGACGGCACCCAGATGCGCCTCAAGGGCAAGGGCAATCCGGGCCCGGCCGGGGCCGGTGACGCCCTCGTGACCGTGGTGGTCGAACCGCACGCGTTCTACACCCGCGACGGCGACGACGTGCGGCTCGACTTGCCGATCACGCTCGACGAAGCGGTGCGCGGTGCGAAAGTGAAAGTGCCGACCGTCGAAGGCCCGGTGATGCTGACGATCGTGCCCGGCTCCAACTCCGGCAAGGTCCTGCGCCTCAAGGGCCGCGGCTTTTCGAACAAGAACGGCGGGCGCGGCGACCAGCTCGTCCGGCTCGAAATCCAGCTGCCCGAGGATCTCTCCAGCCTCACCGAGCGGCTCGATGGCTGGAGCGATGGCACTGGCGTGCGGAACCGGCTGGGCGTCTAA
- a CDS encoding YihY/virulence factor BrkB family protein: MAPGLTDHNRPGPPVPDRSPEARRKEALRHRAGLPGDVARAIAPGSRPRRVVERVLAGAYNDGFIHAGNLAYMTLLAIFPFAITAGAIFTAIFEEGDRMAMIDAVLAAVPPVVAEVIEPVARDVVIARSGWFLWAAAFAGLWTVGSLIETIRDILRRAYGTRPTQAFWKYRVFSTGIILAAVVLLMLSLLAQVLIGAAQEVIAAWIPELDPAMGKLTYSRMVTAAGLYVSLYMLFYILTPAAYRKPRYPKWPGVLLVTVWWVGVTLALPPLLRSVFAYDLTYGSLAGFMIVLFFFWLVGLGMVMGAELNAALAETPEEEEDRIGQVDNRVRTTNDKENTMTEAGKGGR, from the coding sequence ATGGCTCCCGGACTTACGGACCATAACCGACCCGGCCCGCCGGTACCCGATCGCTCCCCCGAGGCGCGCCGCAAAGAAGCGCTTAGGCACCGGGCGGGGCTGCCGGGGGACGTCGCCCGCGCGATCGCACCCGGCAGCCGGCCGCGACGGGTCGTCGAGCGGGTCCTGGCCGGCGCCTACAACGACGGTTTCATCCACGCCGGCAACCTTGCCTACATGACCCTGCTGGCGATCTTTCCCTTTGCCATTACCGCAGGAGCGATCTTCACCGCGATTTTCGAGGAAGGCGATCGCATGGCGATGATCGACGCGGTCCTCGCCGCCGTGCCCCCAGTCGTGGCCGAAGTCATCGAGCCGGTCGCGCGAGACGTCGTCATCGCACGGAGCGGCTGGTTCCTCTGGGCCGCGGCCTTTGCCGGGCTTTGGACCGTCGGCAGCCTGATCGAGACGATCCGCGACATCCTGCGCCGCGCCTATGGCACGCGACCAACGCAGGCGTTCTGGAAGTACCGCGTCTTTTCGACAGGGATCATCCTGGCCGCAGTGGTCCTGCTGATGCTGAGCCTGCTCGCGCAAGTGCTGATCGGCGCGGCGCAGGAAGTGATCGCCGCCTGGATCCCCGAGCTCGACCCTGCGATGGGCAAGCTGACTTATTCGCGCATGGTGACGGCGGCCGGGCTCTACGTCTCGCTGTACATGCTATTCTACATCCTGACCCCCGCCGCCTATCGCAAGCCGCGCTATCCCAAATGGCCCGGAGTGCTGCTGGTGACGGTGTGGTGGGTTGGCGTCACTCTGGCGCTGCCGCCCCTGTTGCGCAGCGTTTTTGCCTACGACCTGACTTATGGCTCTCTGGCCGGGTTCATGATCGTGCTTTTCTTTTTCTGGCTGGTGGGCCTAGGGATGGTCATGGGTGCGGAACTCAATGCCGCCTTGGCCGAAACTCCCGAGGAAGAGGAGGATCGCATCGGCCAAGTCGACAATCGGGTTCGTACAACGAACGACAAGGAGAATACGATGACGGAGGCTGGGAAGGGAGGCCGATGA
- the fabI gene encoding enoyl-ACP reductase FabI, which yields MTSGLMVGKRGLIMGLANEKSLAWGIAQKLREHGAELAFSYQGEALEKRVRPLAEQLGSDFCFDCDVSSMEALDTAFATLKSRWETIDFVVHAIGFSDKTELRGLYVDTSLDNFLMTMNISAYSLVAVTNRARAMMPNGGSILTLTYYGAEKVVPHYNVMGVAKAALETSVKYLANDLGRENIRVNAISAGPVKTLAASGIGDFRYILKWNELNSPLRRNTTIEDVGGAGLYMLSDLSSGVTGEVHHVDSGYHVIGMKQEDAPDISLA from the coding sequence ATGACATCTGGTTTGATGGTTGGAAAGCGGGGGCTGATCATGGGCCTCGCAAATGAAAAATCGCTGGCCTGGGGCATCGCGCAAAAGCTGCGTGAACACGGTGCGGAACTGGCCTTTTCTTATCAGGGGGAAGCTCTCGAGAAACGCGTGCGTCCGCTGGCCGAGCAGCTCGGATCGGACTTCTGCTTCGATTGCGACGTTTCGAGCATGGAAGCGCTCGACACCGCGTTCGCTACCTTGAAGTCCCGCTGGGAAACGATTGACTTCGTGGTCCACGCGATCGGCTTTTCTGACAAGACCGAACTGCGCGGGCTCTATGTCGACACGAGCCTCGACAACTTCCTGATGACGATGAACATCTCGGCCTATTCGCTGGTGGCGGTGACCAACCGCGCGCGGGCGATGATGCCGAACGGAGGTTCGATCCTGACCCTGACGTACTACGGCGCCGAAAAAGTCGTGCCGCATTACAACGTCATGGGCGTGGCCAAGGCGGCGCTGGAAACCAGCGTAAAGTACCTCGCCAACGACCTCGGCCGGGAGAATATCCGTGTCAACGCGATCAGCGCAGGTCCGGTCAAAACCCTGGCCGCGAGCGGGATCGGCGACTTCCGCTACATCCTCAAGTGGAACGAGCTGAACTCACCGCTGCGCCGCAATACCACGATCGAGGACGTCGGCGGCGCCGGGCTCTACATGCTCAGCGACTTGTCGAGCGGCGTTACGGGCGAAGTCCATCATGTGGACTCCGGCTATCACGTGATTGGCATGAAGCAGGAAGACGCGCCGGATATCTCGCTCGCCTAG
- a CDS encoding GFA family protein has translation MAKSGGCQCGAVRYEIEGEPAHNAVCHCADCRAAAGAPMVTWLAVKEDQFHLQQGELTTYNGKNGAERQFCPTCGTGLFYRNAGMLPGIVDVQSATLDDAAAMPPGAQIQVAERLPWMKDLAALPEFERYPGA, from the coding sequence ATGGCCAAGTCCGGAGGGTGCCAGTGCGGCGCCGTGCGTTACGAGATCGAAGGGGAGCCGGCGCATAACGCGGTCTGCCACTGCGCGGACTGCCGGGCGGCAGCCGGCGCGCCGATGGTAACCTGGCTGGCGGTGAAGGAAGATCAGTTCCACCTGCAGCAGGGGGAACTGACGACCTATAACGGCAAGAACGGCGCCGAACGGCAGTTCTGCCCGACTTGCGGCACCGGCCTGTTCTATCGCAACGCCGGGATGCTGCCGGGCATTGTCGACGTCCAGTCGGCCACGCTCGACGATGCGGCAGCGATGCCTCCGGGTGCGCAGATCCAGGTTGCCGAACGGCTGCCGTGGATGAAGGACTTGGCCGCGCTGCCGGAGTTTGAGCGGTATCCGGGGGCCTGA